A region of uncultured Anaeromusa sp. DNA encodes the following proteins:
- a CDS encoding xanthine phosphoribosyltransferase, which yields MELLKERIRQEGLVLENRILKVDSFLNQQIDPVLMMALGEEFAKRFAAEGVQRIFTIEASGIAIALPTALRMGVPLVFARKVRSTTMNDQVYSTQVHSYTRNLTSDVIVSKRFLPPGEKVLIIDDFLANGEAALGLAELVRQAGSKVVGIGIAIEKSFQPGAAKIKKAGYRLESLARIADFKSGQVRFVGEEPSPDVSI from the coding sequence ATGGAACTGCTTAAAGAACGCATTCGCCAGGAAGGCCTGGTTCTAGAAAACCGCATTTTAAAAGTTGATTCGTTCCTCAACCAGCAAATTGATCCTGTTTTAATGATGGCGCTAGGCGAAGAATTCGCCAAGCGCTTCGCCGCTGAAGGCGTACAGCGCATTTTCACTATAGAAGCCTCCGGCATTGCCATTGCTTTGCCTACGGCGCTGCGCATGGGCGTCCCTCTGGTATTCGCCCGCAAAGTACGCTCAACCACCATGAATGATCAAGTATACTCTACACAAGTCCATTCTTACACTAGAAACCTCACCAGCGACGTCATTGTATCCAAACGCTTCCTGCCGCCTGGTGAAAAGGTACTGATCATCGATGATTTTCTGGCGAACGGAGAAGCTGCTTTAGGTTTGGCCGAGCTGGTACGCCAAGCAGGCAGCAAAGTTGTTGGCATTGGCATTGCCATTGAAAAGTCCTTTCAACCCGGCGCCGCCAAAATCAAAAAAGCCGGTTACCGTCTGGAATCACTGGCGCGCATTGCCGACTTCAAATCTGGCCAGGTTCGCTTTGTAGGCGAAGAACCGTCGCCAGATGTTTCAATCTAA